Proteins encoded by one window of Lentimicrobiaceae bacterium:
- a CDS encoding CYTH domain-containing protein has product MAKTIEIERKFIVDGEYKDKVSNSYDIIQGYLHISTDISIRIRICGDKANINIKKPINGSLIEREEWEINIDINDAKSLLSACDKDKLVEKTRHIVKIQNLIIEVDEFKGLNKDLVLAEIELDDKNAHIPNISWLGKEVSEDIKYTNAYLSEHPFSTW; this is encoded by the coding sequence ATGGCTAAAACAATTGAAATAGAAAGGAAATTTATAGTCGATGGTGAATACAAAGACAAAGTTAGCAACAGTTACGATATAATTCAGGGTTACCTACATATTAGTACTGATATATCAATAAGAATAAGAATTTGCGGAGATAAAGCCAATATTAATATAAAGAAACCCATTAATGGTAGTTTGATAGAACGCGAAGAATGGGAAATAAATATAGATATAAACGATGCAAAGTCGCTTTTGTCTGCTTGCGATAAAGACAAATTAGTTGAAAAAACTCGCCACATAGTTAAAATTCAAAACCTTATTATAGAAGTTGATGAATTTAAAGGATTGAACAAGGACTTGGTTCTTGCAGAAATAGAACTCGACGACAAAAACGCTCACATACCTAACATAAGCTGGTTGGGTAAAGAAGTTAGCGAAGATATTAAATATACTAATGCTTACCTATCGGAGCACCCTTTTAGTACTTGGTAA
- a CDS encoding cysteate synthase: MRDVSTDYKLKSFRTKNVFEDTGWLLSEPSVDEPSLIRAIYANKQLNVKDDSYGLYKYSDWLPVRRFLEGSSAPVTFKSEDLANYLGLPNLYIVFSGWFPK; this comes from the coding sequence ATGCGCGACGTATCTACAGACTATAAATTAAAATCGTTTAGAACAAAAAATGTTTTTGAAGATACAGGTTGGTTGTTATCCGAACCTTCCGTGGATGAACCCTCATTGATACGGGCAATTTACGCAAATAAACAATTAAATGTTAAAGACGACTCATACGGCTTGTATAAGTACTCTGATTGGCTACCTGTCAGAAGGTTTTTAGAAGGTTCGTCTGCACCTGTTACATTTAAAAGTGAAGATTTGGCAAATTATTTAGGACTACCTAATTTATATATAGTATTTAGTGGTTGGTTCCCGAAAAT
- a CDS encoding prolyl oligopeptidase family serine peptidase, whose translation VGTETDQYIPRVRFTNDDAKLAVYRLNRLQNFLEILIANPNTGATSHLYTEKNERYIDEKYFDQILFLDDNEHFIIMSEKEGYAQLYLYKMDGKLKNKITEGNFDVTDFYGCNQKDKIVYFQAALPNPYQREVLQINLDGSNMKKISVADGNNYAYFSATYEYFLLNHSSVNVPPTSIMYDKNGKKIRTIKDNVELKQLVNQYEISYREFFSFKTSENVELNGWILKPYNFDPNKKYPIFMTQYSGPNSQSALDEWAINWENYLAANDYIVVCVDGRGTGGRGEEFRKCTYLQLGKYETIDQIETAKYLKTLPFVDGDRIGIWGWSFGGYISSLCLAKGDGIFKMGIAVAPVTNWRYYDNIYTERFMRTPQENPDGYDDNSPLNFAKDFKGKFLMCHGTADDNVHVQNAMELAERLVQANFQFDMQIYTNRNHGIYGGNTTYHLYTKKVNFIFDNL comes from the coding sequence TGTAGGAACCGAAACCGACCAATACATTCCACGCGTTAGGTTTACCAACGATGACGCAAAATTAGCTGTGTATAGGTTAAACAGATTGCAAAACTTTTTAGAAATTTTGATTGCAAATCCCAATACCGGAGCTACAAGTCATTTATACACCGAAAAAAATGAACGTTATATTGATGAAAAATATTTCGACCAAATTTTGTTTCTCGATGATAACGAGCACTTTATCATAATGAGCGAAAAAGAAGGGTATGCTCAATTGTATTTGTACAAAATGGATGGGAAGCTCAAAAACAAAATAACCGAAGGTAATTTCGATGTTACCGATTTTTACGGATGCAATCAAAAAGATAAAATTGTGTATTTTCAGGCAGCGTTGCCAAATCCTTATCAAAGAGAAGTCTTGCAAATTAATCTCGACGGTAGCAATATGAAAAAAATCAGTGTCGCTGATGGTAACAACTATGCTTATTTTTCAGCTACTTACGAATACTTTTTGTTAAATCACTCTTCTGTCAACGTGCCGCCAACATCTATAATGTATGATAAAAACGGCAAAAAAATCAGAACTATCAAAGATAATGTGGAATTAAAACAATTGGTAAATCAATACGAAATATCGTACAGAGAGTTTTTTAGTTTCAAAACTTCTGAAAACGTTGAATTAAACGGTTGGATATTGAAGCCGTACAACTTCGATCCAAACAAAAAATATCCGATATTTATGACTCAATACAGCGGTCCTAACTCTCAAAGTGCTCTCGACGAATGGGCTATTAATTGGGAAAACTATCTTGCAGCCAATGATTATATTGTTGTTTGCGTCGATGGCAGAGGTACTGGCGGAAGAGGTGAGGAGTTTCGCAAATGTACCTATTTGCAGTTAGGTAAGTACGAGACAATAGACCAAATAGAAACTGCCAAATATCTTAAAACTCTTCCTTTCGTCGATGGCGATAGAATAGGAATTTGGGGTTGGAGTTTCGGCGGATATATTTCTTCGTTGTGTTTGGCTAAAGGAGATGGAATTTTTAAAATGGGAATAGCTGTCGCGCCGGTAACTAATTGGCGTTACTACGATAATATTTACACCGAAAGATTTATGAGAACTCCGCAGGAAAATCCCGACGGATACGACGACAATTCGCCATTGAATTTTGCTAAAGATTTCAAAGGTAAGTTCCTTATGTGTCACGGCACTGCCGATGACAACGTTCATGTGCAAAATGCTATGGAATTAGCCGAAAGGCTTGTGCAAGCCAATTTTCAGTTCGATATGCAAATATATACCAACAGAAATCATGGCATATATGGTGGAAATACAACATATCACCTTTATACAAAAAAGGTAAACTTTATTTTTGATAATTTATAA